Proteins co-encoded in one Deltaproteobacteria bacterium genomic window:
- a CDS encoding response regulator, whose product MKGKILVIDDEKNIQKALKGILTDEGYSVASASSGEEGLQMVEAENFEAVLLDIWLPGIDGLQVLRGIKKSFPEVPVIMISGHGTISTAVEAVKEGAFDFFEKPLSMERVIITVDRAIYQKRLLRENEELKRKVQLKPVLVGTSDAILDVKTKIDSAAPTDAAVLISGENGTGKEVAARMVHDRSKRKNGPFIAVNCAAVPEGLIESELFGHERGAFTGAVKKKVGKIEMANGGTLFLDEIGDMSPSMQAKLLRFLEEKEIDRVGSNRRIPVDVRIICATNKDLQREISDNRFREDLYFRINVIPMHIPPLRQRKEDISPLVDHFLKITASEQGRAGKRITDEAVERLMVYDWPGNVRELRNFVERLLIMAAGDKIDEHDVGDALGFSSVHLSSDHDGYPDLYREAISLFERDFILMKLRENDMNISKTAVKIGLDRSSIHRKLKSLGIDLNRVNESHRE is encoded by the coding sequence GTGAAAGGGAAAATTCTTGTTATCGATGACGAGAAAAACATACAGAAGGCACTGAAAGGGATTCTCACCGATGAGGGCTATTCGGTCGCTTCGGCGTCGAGCGGTGAAGAGGGACTTCAAATGGTGGAGGCGGAAAACTTCGAGGCCGTCCTCCTTGATATCTGGCTTCCCGGAATCGACGGGTTGCAGGTCCTCAGGGGGATCAAGAAGAGCTTTCCTGAAGTTCCCGTAATAATGATTTCAGGGCACGGTACGATCAGCACGGCAGTTGAAGCGGTCAAAGAGGGAGCCTTCGATTTCTTTGAAAAGCCCCTTTCCATGGAGAGGGTGATCATAACCGTCGACAGGGCGATCTACCAGAAGCGGCTTCTCCGGGAAAATGAGGAGTTGAAAAGGAAGGTACAGCTCAAACCGGTTCTTGTCGGCACCTCGGATGCAATTTTGGATGTTAAGACGAAGATTGACTCAGCCGCACCCACGGATGCTGCCGTCCTGATATCGGGTGAAAATGGGACCGGCAAGGAGGTCGCGGCGCGCATGGTACACGACAGGAGCAAGAGAAAAAATGGCCCGTTTATTGCGGTGAACTGTGCTGCCGTGCCGGAAGGGTTGATTGAATCCGAACTCTTCGGGCATGAGAGGGGGGCCTTTACGGGGGCGGTGAAGAAGAAGGTCGGGAAAATCGAGATGGCAAACGGAGGGACCCTTTTCCTCGACGAGATCGGTGACATGTCGCCTTCTATGCAGGCAAAACTGCTCCGGTTCCTTGAGGAGAAGGAAATCGACAGGGTCGGCTCGAACCGGAGGATCCCCGTTGATGTGAGGATCATATGCGCCACGAACAAAGATCTTCAGCGCGAGATTTCGGATAATCGCTTCCGGGAAGATCTCTATTTCAGAATAAACGTTATTCCCATGCATATTCCACCCCTTCGCCAGAGAAAGGAAGACATTTCTCCTCTCGTAGACCACTTTCTGAAAATCACCGCCTCCGAGCAGGGAAGGGCGGGAAAAAGAATAACTGATGAAGCTGTGGAGAGACTCATGGTCTACGACTGGCCCGGGAACGTAAGGGAGCTTCGCAACTTTGTCGAGAGGCTGCTTATCATGGCTGCAGGAGATAAGATAGACGAGCATGATGTGGGGGATGCCCTTGGTTTCTCATCAGTCCATCTTTCAAGCGATCACGACGGGTATCCCGACTTGTACAGGGAAGCAATTTCACTCTTCGAGCGGGATTTTATCCTCATGAAACTCAGGGAAAACGACATGAATATTTCCAAGACGGCGGTGAAGATCGGTCTTGACCGCTCGAGCATTCATAGAAAACTCAAGTCCCTCGGGATTGACCTGAACAGGGTAAATGAAAGTCATCGCGAATAA
- a CDS encoding protein kinase gives MKVIANKYRLIKLIGQGGMGEVFLAEVLGSHGFKRRIAVKLLPRDLRKERLFREAFINEARTLAGISHPNLVKVFDFGDEGDRLFLCMEHIKGYSLRELINLTEKWGERIPLEIVVKVVVAILEGLNYIHGRGVIHGDLTPKNIMIGENGEFKILDFGLSRTLSHVSSRTPLGGKSGYLAPEVTGEKRMLPASDIYSLGAIIRNVAGEAAPVGRDRGDPGHAFRQSLMAFSKQCLDQDPEKRPPAEELLQNFKNLRRNLDSGFEIKDYLSQLPFEDEYTYVFPDRSPHEKARKRRAHFPAWIILFAASASILFLLWSRQTRVIKSREAKNKDVSGVVENERGNDRMREIDSIDMGRGNRVISAESAKAARSYPVSERLEKEAPFPVDDQVGPGNDAFEVRSYPDKAAVYVNGKDVGTTPLLIPREIFRGKEGAVLRLERDGFADETVEISGEDGAGGGEIFVTLKRATGFLSVNVHPWAYVIIDGEKAGTTPIIQRALPVGEHTLLLTNDKLGVSIKRSVEIKEGTTEVLIEDFYR, from the coding sequence ATGAAAGTCATCGCGAATAAGTACAGGCTCATCAAGCTCATTGGCCAGGGAGGCATGGGGGAGGTCTTTCTCGCCGAGGTCCTGGGCAGCCATGGTTTCAAGAGGCGGATTGCGGTGAAGCTTCTCCCCCGTGACCTGAGAAAGGAGAGGCTCTTCAGGGAAGCTTTCATCAATGAAGCCAGGACCCTCGCAGGGATCTCCCATCCGAACCTGGTGAAAGTTTTCGATTTTGGAGACGAGGGAGATCGTCTCTTTCTCTGCATGGAGCACATCAAAGGGTACTCCCTGAGAGAGCTTATCAACCTGACAGAGAAGTGGGGCGAGAGGATACCCCTCGAGATCGTTGTAAAAGTGGTGGTGGCAATTCTGGAGGGGCTCAACTACATACACGGCAGGGGTGTGATCCACGGAGACCTTACACCGAAAAACATAATGATAGGTGAGAACGGTGAATTCAAGATTCTCGATTTCGGCTTATCCCGTACTCTGTCCCATGTGTCTTCAAGGACGCCCCTTGGTGGAAAGAGCGGTTATCTGGCGCCCGAGGTAACAGGGGAGAAAAGGATGCTCCCCGCTTCCGATATCTATTCTCTCGGGGCCATTATCCGCAATGTGGCGGGCGAAGCTGCTCCCGTGGGGAGAGATCGAGGCGACCCCGGGCATGCTTTCCGCCAGAGTTTGATGGCATTTTCCAAACAGTGTCTCGATCAGGACCCTGAAAAGAGGCCGCCTGCGGAAGAATTGCTTCAGAATTTCAAGAATTTAAGAAGAAATCTCGACAGCGGCTTCGAGATCAAGGATTACCTGAGCCAGCTTCCCTTCGAGGACGAGTACACCTATGTCTTCCCCGATCGCTCCCCTCATGAAAAGGCCAGGAAAAGAAGGGCTCATTTTCCCGCCTGGATCATCCTTTTCGCTGCGTCGGCTTCGATCCTTTTCCTGCTCTGGTCACGCCAGACCCGGGTAATCAAGAGCCGGGAGGCAAAAAATAAGGATGTGAGCGGTGTCGTCGAGAATGAGCGGGGTAATGACCGGATGAGGGAAATCGATTCAATCGACATGGGAAGAGGGAACAGGGTAATTTCTGCCGAAAGCGCAAAAGCTGCTCGATCATACCCCGTTTCGGAAAGGCTGGAAAAAGAAGCACCTTTTCCCGTGGATGATCAGGTCGGGCCTGGAAACGATGCTTTCGAGGTGAGAAGTTACCCGGATAAAGCGGCGGTGTACGTAAACGGAAAGGATGTGGGCACGACGCCGCTTCTCATCCCGAGGGAAATATTCAGGGGGAAAGAGGGTGCGGTTCTCCGGCTGGAACGGGATGGATTCGCAGATGAAACTGTTGAAATTTCGGGGGAGGACGGAGCAGGCGGAGGGGAAATATTTGTGACGCTCAAAAGGGCTACCGGTTTTTTGAGCGTGAATGTGCACCCATGGGCATACGTAATCATCGATGGGGAGAAGGCGGGAACGACGCCGATCATACAGAGGGCTCTGCCTGTTGGAGAGCACACACTGCTCCTTACCAATGATAAATTAGGGGTCAGCATAAAAAGAAGCGTAGAGATCAAGGAGGGAACCACAGAGGTCCTTATAGAGGACTTTTATCGTTAG